One Neomonachus schauinslandi chromosome 9, ASM220157v2, whole genome shotgun sequence DNA segment encodes these proteins:
- the PLCB2 gene encoding 1-phosphatidylinositol 4,5-bisphosphate phosphodiesterase beta-2 isoform X3, with amino-acid sequence MSLLNPVLLPPKVKAYLSQGERFIKWDDETAIASPVILRVDPKGYYLYWTYQSKEMDFLDITSIRDTRFGKFAKIPKSQKLRDVFNMDFPDNSFLLKTLTVVSGPDMVDLTFHNFVSYKENVGKNWAEDVLALVKHPLTANASRSTFLDKILVKLKMQLNPEGKIPVKNFFQMFPADRKRVEAALSACHLPKGKNDAINPEDFPESVYKSFLMSLCPRPEIDEIFTSYHAKAKPYMTKEHLTKFINQKQRDPRLNSLLFPPARPDQVRGLIDKYEPSGINVQRGQLSPEGMVWFLCGPENSVLAQDKLLLHQDMTQPLSHYFINSSHNTYLTAGQFSGLSSAEMYRQVLLAGCRCVELDCWKGKPPDEEPIITHGFTMTTDIYFKEAIEAIAESAFKTSPYPVILSFENHVDSPRQQAKMAEYCRMMFGDMLLTEPLEKFPLKPGIPLPSPEDLRGKILIKNKKNQFPGPAAPSTEGSCSPTASVGEDTVWAGEEGAEPEEEEEAEEVEEEEEEESGNLDEEEIKKMQSDEGTAGLEVTAYEEMSSLVNYIQPTKFISFEFSAQKNRSYVISSFTELKAYDLLSKASVQFVDYNKRQMSRIYPKGTRMDSSNYMPQMFWNAGCQMVALNFQTMDLPMQQNMALFEFNGQSGYLLKHEFMRRPDKQFNPFSVDRIDVVVATTLSITVISGQFLSDRSVRTYVEVELFGLPGDPKRRYRTKLSPSANSINPVWKEEPFVFEKILMPELASLRVAVMEEGNRFLGHRIIPINALNSGYHHLCLHSESNMPLTMPALFVFLEMKDYVPDTWADLTVALANPIKFFSAHDKKSLKLKEAMGGLPEKPFPLGSPVVGPVNGALAPTSNGSAEPRTASPEELRELKGVVKLQRRHEKELRDLERRGARRWEELLQRGAAQLAELGPPGAGGCGGRRLGPGKGSRKKRTLPCEEAAGAAPSEGREGPEGADARARELKDRLELELLQQGEEQYECILKRKEQHVAEQIAKMMELAREKQAAELKTLKETLETDTKEMKKKLEAKRLERIQAMVKVTSDKMAQERLKREINNSHIQEVVQVIKQMTENLEKHQEKLEEKQAACLEQIRQMEKQFQQDALAEYEARMKGLEAEVKESVKACLRDCLPSEAKDKPERPCEDFGELCEQDPLTAKAGVQESHL; translated from the exons ATGTCTCTGCTCAACCCTGTCCTGCTGCCCCCCAAGGTGAAGGCTTATCTGAGCCAAGGGGAGCGCTTCATCAAATGGGACGAT GAAACTGCAATAGCCTCCCCGGTTATCCTCCGTGTGGATCCCAAGGGCTACTACTTATATTGGACATATCAGAGTAAG GAGATGGACTTTCTGGATATCACCAGCATCAGGGATACCCGCTTTGGGAAGTTTGCCAAGATACCCAAG AGCCAGAAGCTCCGGGATGTCTTCAACATGGACTTCCCCGACAACAGCTTCCTGCTCAAGACACTCACTGTGGTGTCTGGCCCTGACATGGTGGACCTCACCTTCCACAACTTCGTCTCCTACAAGGAGAATGTGGGCAAG AACTGGGCCGAAGATGTGCTGGCCCTGGTCAAGCACCCCCTGACAGCCAATGCCTCCCGCAGCACCTTCTTGGACAAAAT CCTGGTAAAGCTCAAGATGCAGCTCAACCCCGAAGGAAAGATTCCTGTGAAAAA TTTTTTCCAGATGTTTCCTGCTGACCGCAAGCGGGTGGAAGCTGCCCTCAGCGCCTGCCACCTCCCAAAAGGCAAG AACGATGCCATCAATCCTGAGGACTTCCCAGAATCCGTCTACAAGAGTTTCCTCATGAGCCTCTGTCCTCGGCCAGAAATAGACGAGATCTTCACTTCCTA CCACGCCAAGGCCAAACCCTACATGACCAAGGAGCACCTGACTAAGTTCATCAATCAGAAGCAGAGGGACCCCCGTCTGAACTCTTTGCTGTTTCCACCGGCACGGCCTGACCAGGTGCGGGGCCTCATCGACAAGTATGAGCCCAGTGGCATCAACGTGCAGAGGG GCCAGCTCTCCCCGGAGGGCATGGTGTGGTTTCTCTGCGGGCCCGAGAACAGCGTGCTGGCCCAGGACAAGTTGCTGCTCCACCAGGACATGACGCAGCCACTCAGCCATTACTTCATCAACTCCTCACACAACACCTACCTGACAG CCGGCCAGTTCTCTGGCCTTTCGTCGGCCGAGATGTACCGCCAGGTCCTGCTGGCTGGCTGCCGCTGTGTGGAGCTGGACTGCTGGAAGGGCAAGCCCCCTGACGAGGAGCCCATTATCACCCATGGCTTCACCATGACCACAGACATCTACTTCAAG gaagcaaTTGAAGCCATTGCAGAAAGTGCCTTTAAGACCTCCCCCTATCCTGTCATCCTGTCATTTGAAAACCATGTGGACTC ACCCCGCCAACAGGCCAAGATGGCCGAGTACTGCCGGATGATGTTTGGGGATATGCTGCTCACAGAGCCCCTGGAAAAGTTCCCA TTGAAACCAGGcatccccctgcccagccctgaggATCTCCGAGGCAAGATCCTCATCAAGAACAAAAAGAACCAGTTTCCtggcccagcagcccccagcaCTGAGGGCAGCTGCTCCCCCACCGCCTCTGTGGGTGAGGACACAG TGTGGGCTGGTGAGGAAGGGGCCGagccggaggaggaggaggaggcggaagaggtggaagaggaggaggaggaggagtcgGGAAACCTGGACGAGGAGGAGATCAAGAAGATGCAGTCGGATGAG GGCACAGCGGGCCTGGAGGTGACAGCTTATGAGGAGATGTCCAGCCTAGTGAATTACATCCAGCCCACCAAGTTCATATCCTTTGAGTTCTCTGCCC agAAGAACCGAAGTTACGTCATCTCGTCCTTCACAGAGCTCAAGGCCTATGACCTGCTTTCCAAGGCCTCAGTGCAGTTTGTGGA CTACAACAAGCGCCAGATGAGCCGCATTTACCCTAAGGGCACCCGCATGGACTCCTCCAACTACATGCCCCAGATGTTCTGGAATGCCGGTTGCCAGATGGTTGCCCTCAACTTCCAGACGATGG ACCTGCCCATGCAGCAGAACATGGCGCTGTTCGAGTTCAACGGGCAGAGTGGCTACCTCCTCAAGCATGAGTTCATGCGGCGGCCTGACAAGCAGTTCAACCCCTTCTCGGTGGACCGCATAGATGTGGTTGTAGCCACCACCCTTTCCATTACG GTGATCTCTGGGCAGTTCCTGTCGGATCGCAGTGTGCGCACGTATGTGGAAGTGGAGCTGTTTGGCCTTCCTGGGGACCCCAAGAGGCGCTATCGCACCAAACTGTCACCCAGCGCCAACTCCATCAATCCTGTCTGGAAGGAGGAGCCTTTTGTCTTTGAGAAG ATCTTGATGCCTGAGCTGGCCTCCCTCAGGGTGGCTGTAATGGAGGAAGGCAACAGATTCCTTGGACACCGCATCATCCCCATTAATGCCCTGAATTCTG GCTACCACCATCTGTGCCTACACAGCGAGAGCAACATGCCCCTTACCATGCCCGCACTTTTTGTCTTCCTGGAGATGAAGGACTATGTACCTGACACCTGGGCAG ATCTCACCGTGGCTCTTGCCAATCCCATCAAGTTCTTCAGTGCCCATGATAAGAAGTCTTTGAAGCTCAAGGAAGCCATGGGAGGTCTGCCTGAG AAACCCTTTCCACTTGGGAGTCCAGTTGTCGGCCCGGTCAATGGGGCGCTGGCCCCGACGAGCAACGGGTCTGCAG AGCCGCGGACCGCCAGCCCGGAGGAGCTGCGGGAGCTGAAGGGCGTCGTGAAGCTGCAGCGGCGGCACGAGAAGGAGCTGCGGGACCTGGAGCGGCGCGGCGCGCGGCGCTGGGAGGAGCTGCTGCAGAGGGGCGCGGCGCAGCTGGCCGAGCTGGGGCCGCCGGGCGCGGGGGGCTGCGGGGGCCGCAGGCTCGGCCCGGGGAAGGGCTCTCGCAAGAAGAG GACCCTGCCCTGCGAGGAGGCCGCCGGGGCCGCGCCGAGCGAGGGCCGCGAGGGCCCCGAGGGCGCGGACGCGCGTGCGCGCGAGCTGAAGGAccggctggagctggagctgctgcagcagggtgaggagcagtaCGAGTGCATCCTGAAGCGCAAGGAGCAGCACGTGGCTGag CAAATCGCCAAGATGATGGAGCTggccagagagaagcaggctgcggAGCTGAAGACCCTCAAGGAGACCTTGGAGAC TGACaccaaagagatgaagaaaaagctgGAGGCCAAGAGGCTGGAGCGGATTCAGGCCATGGTCAAAGTCACCTCAGACAAGATGGCTCAGGAAAG GCTGAAGAGAGAGATTAACAACTCTCACATCCAGGAGGTGGTGCAGGTCATTAAGCAG ATGACAGAGAACCTGGAGAAGCACCAGGAGAAGCTGGAAGAGAAGCAGGCGGCCTGCCTCGAACAGATCCGGCAGATGGAAAAGCAG TTCCAGCAGGATGCGCTGGCGGAGTACGAGGCCAGGATGAAGGGCCTGGAGGCTGAGGTGAAGGAGTCAGTGAAGGCCTGCCTCAGGGACTGCTTACCCTCTGAGGCCAAGGACAAGCCTGAGAGGCCCTGTGAGGACTTCGGGGAGCTGTGTGAGCAGGACCCACTCACAGCAAAGGCGGGTGTCCAGGAGAGCCACCTCTGA
- the PLCB2 gene encoding 1-phosphatidylinositol 4,5-bisphosphate phosphodiesterase beta-2 isoform X2: MSLLNPVLLPPKVKAYLSQGERFIKWDDETAIASPVILRVDPKGYYLYWTYQSKEMDFLDITSIRDTRFGKFAKIPKSQKLRDVFNMDFPDNSFLLKTLTVVSGPDMVDLTFHNFVSYKENVGKNWAEDVLALVKHPLTANASRSTFLDKILVKLKMQLNPEGKIPVKNFFQMFPADRKRVEAALSACHLPKGKNDAINPEDFPESVYKSFLMSLCPRPEIDEIFTSYHAKAKPYMTKEHLTKFINQKQRDPRLNSLLFPPARPDQVRGLIDKYEPSGINVQRGQLSPEGMVWFLCGPENSVLAQDKLLLHQDMTQPLSHYFINSSHNTYLTAGQFSGLSSAEMYRQVLLAGCRCVELDCWKGKPPDEEPIITHGFTMTTDIYFKEAIEAIAESAFKTSPYPVILSFENHVDSPRQQAKMAEYCRMMFGDMLLTEPLEKFPLKPGIPLPSPEDLRGKILIKNKKNQFPGPAAPSTEGSCSPTASVVWAGEEGAEPEEEEEAEEVEEEEEEESGNLDEEEIKKMQSDEGTAGLEVTAYEEMSSLVNYIQPTKFISFEFSAQKNRSYVISSFTELKAYDLLSKASVQFVDYNKRQMSRIYPKGTRMDSSNYMPQMFWNAGCQMVALNFQTMDLPMQQNMALFEFNGQSGYLLKHEFMRRPDKQFNPFSVDRIDVVVATTLSITVISGQFLSDRSVRTYVEVELFGLPGDPKRRYRTKLSPSANSINPVWKEEPFVFEKILMPELASLRVAVMEEGNRFLGHRIIPINALNSGYHHLCLHSESNMPLTMPALFVFLEMKDYVPDTWADLTVALANPIKFFSAHDKKSLKLKEAMGGLPEKPFPLGSPVVGPVNGALAPTSNGSAAARYRAKEETTKKAAEPRTASPEELRELKGVVKLQRRHEKELRDLERRGARRWEELLQRGAAQLAELGPPGAGGCGGRRLGPGKGSRKKRTLPCEEAAGAAPSEGREGPEGADARARELKDRLELELLQQGEEQYECILKRKEQHVAEQIAKMMELAREKQAAELKTLKETLETDTKEMKKKLEAKRLERIQAMVKVTSDKMAQERLKREINNSHIQEVVQVIKQMTENLEKHQEKLEEKQAACLEQIRQMEKQFQQDALAEYEARMKGLEAEVKESVKACLRDCLPSEAKDKPERPCEDFGELCEQDPLTAKAGVQESHL; encoded by the exons ATGTCTCTGCTCAACCCTGTCCTGCTGCCCCCCAAGGTGAAGGCTTATCTGAGCCAAGGGGAGCGCTTCATCAAATGGGACGAT GAAACTGCAATAGCCTCCCCGGTTATCCTCCGTGTGGATCCCAAGGGCTACTACTTATATTGGACATATCAGAGTAAG GAGATGGACTTTCTGGATATCACCAGCATCAGGGATACCCGCTTTGGGAAGTTTGCCAAGATACCCAAG AGCCAGAAGCTCCGGGATGTCTTCAACATGGACTTCCCCGACAACAGCTTCCTGCTCAAGACACTCACTGTGGTGTCTGGCCCTGACATGGTGGACCTCACCTTCCACAACTTCGTCTCCTACAAGGAGAATGTGGGCAAG AACTGGGCCGAAGATGTGCTGGCCCTGGTCAAGCACCCCCTGACAGCCAATGCCTCCCGCAGCACCTTCTTGGACAAAAT CCTGGTAAAGCTCAAGATGCAGCTCAACCCCGAAGGAAAGATTCCTGTGAAAAA TTTTTTCCAGATGTTTCCTGCTGACCGCAAGCGGGTGGAAGCTGCCCTCAGCGCCTGCCACCTCCCAAAAGGCAAG AACGATGCCATCAATCCTGAGGACTTCCCAGAATCCGTCTACAAGAGTTTCCTCATGAGCCTCTGTCCTCGGCCAGAAATAGACGAGATCTTCACTTCCTA CCACGCCAAGGCCAAACCCTACATGACCAAGGAGCACCTGACTAAGTTCATCAATCAGAAGCAGAGGGACCCCCGTCTGAACTCTTTGCTGTTTCCACCGGCACGGCCTGACCAGGTGCGGGGCCTCATCGACAAGTATGAGCCCAGTGGCATCAACGTGCAGAGGG GCCAGCTCTCCCCGGAGGGCATGGTGTGGTTTCTCTGCGGGCCCGAGAACAGCGTGCTGGCCCAGGACAAGTTGCTGCTCCACCAGGACATGACGCAGCCACTCAGCCATTACTTCATCAACTCCTCACACAACACCTACCTGACAG CCGGCCAGTTCTCTGGCCTTTCGTCGGCCGAGATGTACCGCCAGGTCCTGCTGGCTGGCTGCCGCTGTGTGGAGCTGGACTGCTGGAAGGGCAAGCCCCCTGACGAGGAGCCCATTATCACCCATGGCTTCACCATGACCACAGACATCTACTTCAAG gaagcaaTTGAAGCCATTGCAGAAAGTGCCTTTAAGACCTCCCCCTATCCTGTCATCCTGTCATTTGAAAACCATGTGGACTC ACCCCGCCAACAGGCCAAGATGGCCGAGTACTGCCGGATGATGTTTGGGGATATGCTGCTCACAGAGCCCCTGGAAAAGTTCCCA TTGAAACCAGGcatccccctgcccagccctgaggATCTCCGAGGCAAGATCCTCATCAAGAACAAAAAGAACCAGTTTCCtggcccagcagcccccagcaCTGAGGGCAGCTGCTCCCCCACCGCCTCTGTGG TGTGGGCTGGTGAGGAAGGGGCCGagccggaggaggaggaggaggcggaagaggtggaagaggaggaggaggaggagtcgGGAAACCTGGACGAGGAGGAGATCAAGAAGATGCAGTCGGATGAG GGCACAGCGGGCCTGGAGGTGACAGCTTATGAGGAGATGTCCAGCCTAGTGAATTACATCCAGCCCACCAAGTTCATATCCTTTGAGTTCTCTGCCC agAAGAACCGAAGTTACGTCATCTCGTCCTTCACAGAGCTCAAGGCCTATGACCTGCTTTCCAAGGCCTCAGTGCAGTTTGTGGA CTACAACAAGCGCCAGATGAGCCGCATTTACCCTAAGGGCACCCGCATGGACTCCTCCAACTACATGCCCCAGATGTTCTGGAATGCCGGTTGCCAGATGGTTGCCCTCAACTTCCAGACGATGG ACCTGCCCATGCAGCAGAACATGGCGCTGTTCGAGTTCAACGGGCAGAGTGGCTACCTCCTCAAGCATGAGTTCATGCGGCGGCCTGACAAGCAGTTCAACCCCTTCTCGGTGGACCGCATAGATGTGGTTGTAGCCACCACCCTTTCCATTACG GTGATCTCTGGGCAGTTCCTGTCGGATCGCAGTGTGCGCACGTATGTGGAAGTGGAGCTGTTTGGCCTTCCTGGGGACCCCAAGAGGCGCTATCGCACCAAACTGTCACCCAGCGCCAACTCCATCAATCCTGTCTGGAAGGAGGAGCCTTTTGTCTTTGAGAAG ATCTTGATGCCTGAGCTGGCCTCCCTCAGGGTGGCTGTAATGGAGGAAGGCAACAGATTCCTTGGACACCGCATCATCCCCATTAATGCCCTGAATTCTG GCTACCACCATCTGTGCCTACACAGCGAGAGCAACATGCCCCTTACCATGCCCGCACTTTTTGTCTTCCTGGAGATGAAGGACTATGTACCTGACACCTGGGCAG ATCTCACCGTGGCTCTTGCCAATCCCATCAAGTTCTTCAGTGCCCATGATAAGAAGTCTTTGAAGCTCAAGGAAGCCATGGGAGGTCTGCCTGAG AAACCCTTTCCACTTGGGAGTCCAGTTGTCGGCCCGGTCAATGGGGCGCTGGCCCCGACGAGCAACGGGTCTGCAG CTGCCAGGTACAGGGCCAAGGAGGAGACCACGAAAAAAGCTGCGG AGCCGCGGACCGCCAGCCCGGAGGAGCTGCGGGAGCTGAAGGGCGTCGTGAAGCTGCAGCGGCGGCACGAGAAGGAGCTGCGGGACCTGGAGCGGCGCGGCGCGCGGCGCTGGGAGGAGCTGCTGCAGAGGGGCGCGGCGCAGCTGGCCGAGCTGGGGCCGCCGGGCGCGGGGGGCTGCGGGGGCCGCAGGCTCGGCCCGGGGAAGGGCTCTCGCAAGAAGAG GACCCTGCCCTGCGAGGAGGCCGCCGGGGCCGCGCCGAGCGAGGGCCGCGAGGGCCCCGAGGGCGCGGACGCGCGTGCGCGCGAGCTGAAGGAccggctggagctggagctgctgcagcagggtgaggagcagtaCGAGTGCATCCTGAAGCGCAAGGAGCAGCACGTGGCTGag CAAATCGCCAAGATGATGGAGCTggccagagagaagcaggctgcggAGCTGAAGACCCTCAAGGAGACCTTGGAGAC TGACaccaaagagatgaagaaaaagctgGAGGCCAAGAGGCTGGAGCGGATTCAGGCCATGGTCAAAGTCACCTCAGACAAGATGGCTCAGGAAAG GCTGAAGAGAGAGATTAACAACTCTCACATCCAGGAGGTGGTGCAGGTCATTAAGCAG ATGACAGAGAACCTGGAGAAGCACCAGGAGAAGCTGGAAGAGAAGCAGGCGGCCTGCCTCGAACAGATCCGGCAGATGGAAAAGCAG TTCCAGCAGGATGCGCTGGCGGAGTACGAGGCCAGGATGAAGGGCCTGGAGGCTGAGGTGAAGGAGTCAGTGAAGGCCTGCCTCAGGGACTGCTTACCCTCTGAGGCCAAGGACAAGCCTGAGAGGCCCTGTGAGGACTTCGGGGAGCTGTGTGAGCAGGACCCACTCACAGCAAAGGCGGGTGTCCAGGAGAGCCACCTCTGA
- the PLCB2 gene encoding 1-phosphatidylinositol 4,5-bisphosphate phosphodiesterase beta-2 isoform X1 gives MSLLNPVLLPPKVKAYLSQGERFIKWDDETAIASPVILRVDPKGYYLYWTYQSKEMDFLDITSIRDTRFGKFAKIPKSQKLRDVFNMDFPDNSFLLKTLTVVSGPDMVDLTFHNFVSYKENVGKNWAEDVLALVKHPLTANASRSTFLDKILVKLKMQLNPEGKIPVKNFFQMFPADRKRVEAALSACHLPKGKNDAINPEDFPESVYKSFLMSLCPRPEIDEIFTSYHAKAKPYMTKEHLTKFINQKQRDPRLNSLLFPPARPDQVRGLIDKYEPSGINVQRGQLSPEGMVWFLCGPENSVLAQDKLLLHQDMTQPLSHYFINSSHNTYLTAGQFSGLSSAEMYRQVLLAGCRCVELDCWKGKPPDEEPIITHGFTMTTDIYFKEAIEAIAESAFKTSPYPVILSFENHVDSPRQQAKMAEYCRMMFGDMLLTEPLEKFPLKPGIPLPSPEDLRGKILIKNKKNQFPGPAAPSTEGSCSPTASVGEDTVWAGEEGAEPEEEEEAEEVEEEEEEESGNLDEEEIKKMQSDEGTAGLEVTAYEEMSSLVNYIQPTKFISFEFSAQKNRSYVISSFTELKAYDLLSKASVQFVDYNKRQMSRIYPKGTRMDSSNYMPQMFWNAGCQMVALNFQTMDLPMQQNMALFEFNGQSGYLLKHEFMRRPDKQFNPFSVDRIDVVVATTLSITVISGQFLSDRSVRTYVEVELFGLPGDPKRRYRTKLSPSANSINPVWKEEPFVFEKILMPELASLRVAVMEEGNRFLGHRIIPINALNSGYHHLCLHSESNMPLTMPALFVFLEMKDYVPDTWADLTVALANPIKFFSAHDKKSLKLKEAMGGLPEKPFPLGSPVVGPVNGALAPTSNGSAAARYRAKEETTKKAAEPRTASPEELRELKGVVKLQRRHEKELRDLERRGARRWEELLQRGAAQLAELGPPGAGGCGGRRLGPGKGSRKKRTLPCEEAAGAAPSEGREGPEGADARARELKDRLELELLQQGEEQYECILKRKEQHVAEQIAKMMELAREKQAAELKTLKETLETDTKEMKKKLEAKRLERIQAMVKVTSDKMAQERLKREINNSHIQEVVQVIKQMTENLEKHQEKLEEKQAACLEQIRQMEKQFQQDALAEYEARMKGLEAEVKESVKACLRDCLPSEAKDKPERPCEDFGELCEQDPLTAKAGVQESHL, from the exons ATGTCTCTGCTCAACCCTGTCCTGCTGCCCCCCAAGGTGAAGGCTTATCTGAGCCAAGGGGAGCGCTTCATCAAATGGGACGAT GAAACTGCAATAGCCTCCCCGGTTATCCTCCGTGTGGATCCCAAGGGCTACTACTTATATTGGACATATCAGAGTAAG GAGATGGACTTTCTGGATATCACCAGCATCAGGGATACCCGCTTTGGGAAGTTTGCCAAGATACCCAAG AGCCAGAAGCTCCGGGATGTCTTCAACATGGACTTCCCCGACAACAGCTTCCTGCTCAAGACACTCACTGTGGTGTCTGGCCCTGACATGGTGGACCTCACCTTCCACAACTTCGTCTCCTACAAGGAGAATGTGGGCAAG AACTGGGCCGAAGATGTGCTGGCCCTGGTCAAGCACCCCCTGACAGCCAATGCCTCCCGCAGCACCTTCTTGGACAAAAT CCTGGTAAAGCTCAAGATGCAGCTCAACCCCGAAGGAAAGATTCCTGTGAAAAA TTTTTTCCAGATGTTTCCTGCTGACCGCAAGCGGGTGGAAGCTGCCCTCAGCGCCTGCCACCTCCCAAAAGGCAAG AACGATGCCATCAATCCTGAGGACTTCCCAGAATCCGTCTACAAGAGTTTCCTCATGAGCCTCTGTCCTCGGCCAGAAATAGACGAGATCTTCACTTCCTA CCACGCCAAGGCCAAACCCTACATGACCAAGGAGCACCTGACTAAGTTCATCAATCAGAAGCAGAGGGACCCCCGTCTGAACTCTTTGCTGTTTCCACCGGCACGGCCTGACCAGGTGCGGGGCCTCATCGACAAGTATGAGCCCAGTGGCATCAACGTGCAGAGGG GCCAGCTCTCCCCGGAGGGCATGGTGTGGTTTCTCTGCGGGCCCGAGAACAGCGTGCTGGCCCAGGACAAGTTGCTGCTCCACCAGGACATGACGCAGCCACTCAGCCATTACTTCATCAACTCCTCACACAACACCTACCTGACAG CCGGCCAGTTCTCTGGCCTTTCGTCGGCCGAGATGTACCGCCAGGTCCTGCTGGCTGGCTGCCGCTGTGTGGAGCTGGACTGCTGGAAGGGCAAGCCCCCTGACGAGGAGCCCATTATCACCCATGGCTTCACCATGACCACAGACATCTACTTCAAG gaagcaaTTGAAGCCATTGCAGAAAGTGCCTTTAAGACCTCCCCCTATCCTGTCATCCTGTCATTTGAAAACCATGTGGACTC ACCCCGCCAACAGGCCAAGATGGCCGAGTACTGCCGGATGATGTTTGGGGATATGCTGCTCACAGAGCCCCTGGAAAAGTTCCCA TTGAAACCAGGcatccccctgcccagccctgaggATCTCCGAGGCAAGATCCTCATCAAGAACAAAAAGAACCAGTTTCCtggcccagcagcccccagcaCTGAGGGCAGCTGCTCCCCCACCGCCTCTGTGGGTGAGGACACAG TGTGGGCTGGTGAGGAAGGGGCCGagccggaggaggaggaggaggcggaagaggtggaagaggaggaggaggaggagtcgGGAAACCTGGACGAGGAGGAGATCAAGAAGATGCAGTCGGATGAG GGCACAGCGGGCCTGGAGGTGACAGCTTATGAGGAGATGTCCAGCCTAGTGAATTACATCCAGCCCACCAAGTTCATATCCTTTGAGTTCTCTGCCC agAAGAACCGAAGTTACGTCATCTCGTCCTTCACAGAGCTCAAGGCCTATGACCTGCTTTCCAAGGCCTCAGTGCAGTTTGTGGA CTACAACAAGCGCCAGATGAGCCGCATTTACCCTAAGGGCACCCGCATGGACTCCTCCAACTACATGCCCCAGATGTTCTGGAATGCCGGTTGCCAGATGGTTGCCCTCAACTTCCAGACGATGG ACCTGCCCATGCAGCAGAACATGGCGCTGTTCGAGTTCAACGGGCAGAGTGGCTACCTCCTCAAGCATGAGTTCATGCGGCGGCCTGACAAGCAGTTCAACCCCTTCTCGGTGGACCGCATAGATGTGGTTGTAGCCACCACCCTTTCCATTACG GTGATCTCTGGGCAGTTCCTGTCGGATCGCAGTGTGCGCACGTATGTGGAAGTGGAGCTGTTTGGCCTTCCTGGGGACCCCAAGAGGCGCTATCGCACCAAACTGTCACCCAGCGCCAACTCCATCAATCCTGTCTGGAAGGAGGAGCCTTTTGTCTTTGAGAAG ATCTTGATGCCTGAGCTGGCCTCCCTCAGGGTGGCTGTAATGGAGGAAGGCAACAGATTCCTTGGACACCGCATCATCCCCATTAATGCCCTGAATTCTG GCTACCACCATCTGTGCCTACACAGCGAGAGCAACATGCCCCTTACCATGCCCGCACTTTTTGTCTTCCTGGAGATGAAGGACTATGTACCTGACACCTGGGCAG ATCTCACCGTGGCTCTTGCCAATCCCATCAAGTTCTTCAGTGCCCATGATAAGAAGTCTTTGAAGCTCAAGGAAGCCATGGGAGGTCTGCCTGAG AAACCCTTTCCACTTGGGAGTCCAGTTGTCGGCCCGGTCAATGGGGCGCTGGCCCCGACGAGCAACGGGTCTGCAG CTGCCAGGTACAGGGCCAAGGAGGAGACCACGAAAAAAGCTGCGG AGCCGCGGACCGCCAGCCCGGAGGAGCTGCGGGAGCTGAAGGGCGTCGTGAAGCTGCAGCGGCGGCACGAGAAGGAGCTGCGGGACCTGGAGCGGCGCGGCGCGCGGCGCTGGGAGGAGCTGCTGCAGAGGGGCGCGGCGCAGCTGGCCGAGCTGGGGCCGCCGGGCGCGGGGGGCTGCGGGGGCCGCAGGCTCGGCCCGGGGAAGGGCTCTCGCAAGAAGAG GACCCTGCCCTGCGAGGAGGCCGCCGGGGCCGCGCCGAGCGAGGGCCGCGAGGGCCCCGAGGGCGCGGACGCGCGTGCGCGCGAGCTGAAGGAccggctggagctggagctgctgcagcagggtgaggagcagtaCGAGTGCATCCTGAAGCGCAAGGAGCAGCACGTGGCTGag CAAATCGCCAAGATGATGGAGCTggccagagagaagcaggctgcggAGCTGAAGACCCTCAAGGAGACCTTGGAGAC TGACaccaaagagatgaagaaaaagctgGAGGCCAAGAGGCTGGAGCGGATTCAGGCCATGGTCAAAGTCACCTCAGACAAGATGGCTCAGGAAAG GCTGAAGAGAGAGATTAACAACTCTCACATCCAGGAGGTGGTGCAGGTCATTAAGCAG ATGACAGAGAACCTGGAGAAGCACCAGGAGAAGCTGGAAGAGAAGCAGGCGGCCTGCCTCGAACAGATCCGGCAGATGGAAAAGCAG TTCCAGCAGGATGCGCTGGCGGAGTACGAGGCCAGGATGAAGGGCCTGGAGGCTGAGGTGAAGGAGTCAGTGAAGGCCTGCCTCAGGGACTGCTTACCCTCTGAGGCCAAGGACAAGCCTGAGAGGCCCTGTGAGGACTTCGGGGAGCTGTGTGAGCAGGACCCACTCACAGCAAAGGCGGGTGTCCAGGAGAGCCACCTCTGA